One Micromonospora sp. FIMYZ51 genomic window carries:
- a CDS encoding rhodanese-like domain-containing protein yields MSQTEPADLRCPPPVPPPGSRGIDEILAAARARIDRLDPEQAHLAYRGGALLVDIRPAAQRAAHGTVPGSLLIERNVLEWRLDPRCPARLPEAVGYDLPVVVICQEGYTSSLAAASLQDLGLYRATDVIGGFAAWRIAGLPVLGPTPLSRPILAPPATAGRASR; encoded by the coding sequence ATGTCGCAGACCGAACCGGCCGACCTCCGCTGTCCGCCACCGGTGCCACCCCCGGGCTCGCGGGGCATCGACGAGATCCTGGCCGCCGCCCGGGCCCGGATCGACCGACTCGACCCGGAGCAGGCGCACCTGGCGTACCGGGGTGGCGCGCTGCTTGTCGACATCCGGCCGGCCGCGCAGCGGGCCGCGCACGGCACCGTGCCGGGGTCGCTGCTGATCGAGCGCAACGTGCTGGAGTGGCGGCTCGACCCGCGATGTCCGGCCCGGCTGCCCGAGGCGGTCGGCTACGACCTGCCCGTGGTGGTCATCTGCCAGGAGGGTTACACCTCGTCGTTGGCCGCCGCCTCGTTGCAGGATCTCGGGCTGTACCGGGCCACCGACGTGATCGGCGGTTTCGCCGCGTGGCGGATCGCCGGCCTGCCCGTACTCGGTCCCACCCCGCTGTCCCGCCCCATCCTCGCGCCCCCGGCGACCGCCGGTCGGGCGTCCCGCTGA